One stretch of Armigeres subalbatus isolate Guangzhou_Male chromosome 2, GZ_Asu_2, whole genome shotgun sequence DNA includes these proteins:
- the LOC134210050 gene encoding uncharacterized protein LOC134210050 produces the protein MGVGPVDSFLAYADPALNTEVSTPHGLTASAKITMGSRRRLFQLVGKQQHNAVEIGSSGILPSLTVVIVQLDDIIDFTNERGNMSRELKLKLLKLRNLVLAAKQEQEVLAARLEGCGKAEKSTQTAPFSFHSTTTMAQEALDFALSDRVVERRTDKRARDSPGIKRFKQNAKRRRESANQKSGPTEVANVGERRKKKARTKRDSRPPEEGSQPDQDNLRSDGPWQTVVNKPKVKAAITRPARARQKGEALLIKTEKERYADVLKAMRSAEKLADLGKELLEPKRSELCCSGGEMILVLRKGSQANGTSYGALAQEVLGESVEVRALHDEVTLQCKQLDEVTTSEEIASAIKDQGGVVVANASIRLRRGPQGTQIATVKLPAIDANKVIKDGKLKVGWSVCPVSLYQPPVVDKCFRCLEPGHKSWACKGPDRSNLCRRCGEEGHKAHTCEKAPSCTLCANRKQEHNHAMGGPQLLWQSVVEARTDVAILSDPYRIPADNGNWVADRSKSAAICTTGRYPIQEVLNTRAEGTVIAKINGVYYCSCYAPPRWPIEQFTEMVDRLTSDLVGGKPVVISGDFNAWAIEWGSRFTNRRGQTLLEAFAKLDVVLCNEGSKSTFQRNGVESIIEVTFCSPS, from the exons ATGGGAGTAGGACCAGTTGATTCCTTCCTGgcttacgccgatccggctctgaacaccgaGGTGTCAACCCCGCATGGCCTCACtgcatctgcaaagataaccatgggatcaagaAGGCGACTATTCCAGTTGG TCGGCAAGCAGCAGCACAATGCAGTGGAGATAGGGTCGAGTGGCATCCTGCCGAGCTTGACCGTCGTCATTGTGCAACTCGATGACATTATCGACTTCACCAATGAACGGGGCAATATGTCGAGGGAGCTGAAGCTGAAATTGCTTAAGCTTCGCAATTTGGTTCTTGCTGCCAAGCAAGAACAGGAAGTTCTTGCGGCCAGGCTGGAAGGCTGTGGTAAAGCGGAGAAGAGTACACAGACTGCTCCCTTCTCCTTCCATAGTACCACAACCATGGCACAGGAGGCGTTAGATTTTGCCCTCAGCGACAGAGTGGTAGAGAGGAGAACAGATAAGCGAGCCAGGGACTCGCCTGGCATCAAGCGCTTTAAACAGAACGCAAAAAGGCGTCGGGAGAGCGCAAATCAGAAGAGCGGGCCCACGGAAGTTGCAAACGTGGGAGAACGGCGTAAGAAGAAAGCGAGGACGAAACGAGACAGTCGGCCACCGGAGGAGGGAAGCCAACCCGACCAAGACAACCTGCGGTCGGACGGTCCCTGGCAAACGGTAGTAAATAAACCGAAGGTGAAAGCGGCAATCACGCGCCCGGCGAGAGCCAGACAGAAGGGTGAAGCACTTCTCATTAAAACAGAGAAAGAGCGCTACGCCGACGTGCTCAAGGCGATGCGCAGCGCCGAGAAACTGGCGGACCTTGGTAAAGAG ttgctgGAACCAAaacgatctgaattgtgctgctcggggggcgagatgatccttgtcTTAAGGAAGGGCTCACAGGCGAACGGTACCTCATATGGAGCGCTAGcccaggaagtcctaggcgagagcgTAGAAGTGAGGGCTCTACACGACGAAGTGACTCTCCAATGCAAgcagctggacgaggtcacgacatCGGAAGAGATCGCCTCGGCCATCAAGGACCAAGGTGGAGTGGTGGTAGCAAATGCGTCCATCCGTCTGCGAAGAGGACCGCAGGGGACGCAGATTGCCACGGTGAAGTTACCGGCCATCGACGCTAACAAGGTGATCAAAGATGGTAAGCTGAAAGTTGGCTGGTCAGTATGTCCAGTCAGCCTCTACCAACCACCGGTAGTCGACAAGTGCTTCCGCTGCCTCGAACCGGGACACAAATCGTGGGCGTGCAAAGGGCCGGATAGGAGTAACCTATGTAGGCGATGCGGCGAAGAGGGCCATAAGGCGCACACGTGCGAGAAAGCACCATCGTGTACGCTATGCGCGAACAGGAAGCAGGAACATAACCACGCAATGGGTGGACCT cagttgctgtggcagtcggtagtAGAAGCGAGAACGGACGTCGCTATCTTGTCggacccgtaccgcatccccGCGGATAATGGGAACTGGGTAGCGGATAGATCCAAATCAGCGGCGATTTGTACGACGGGAAGATACCCGATCCAGGAAGTGCTGAACACAAGAGCGGAGGGTACTGTTATAGCGAAAATAAATGGAGTGTACTACTgcagctgctacgccccaccaaggtggccgatAGAACAATTCACCGAGATGGTCGATCGGCTAACATCAGACCTAGTGGGTGGCAAGCCAGTAGTAATTTCAggagacttcaatgcgtgggcgatAGAGTGGGGAAGTCGCTTTACTAACCGGAGAGGGCAAACGCTGCTAGAGGCTTTCGCCAAGCTGGATGTCGTGCTGTGCAACGAAGGCTCCAAAAGTACCTTCCAGCGAAACGGAGTGGAATCGATAATAGAAGTaacgttctgcagtccaagtTAA